In a single window of the Caldisericia bacterium genome:
- a CDS encoding sulfopyruvate decarboxylase subunit beta yields the protein MRRDEAIKAVCKAVDIKSVLIFANGKISREGYLKCDSKRNFYMLASMGKASSIGLGVALSKPNRTVIVFDGDGNILMNLDNLAMIGYFQPRNLIHIVLDNEIYATTGWQETLSEKIELDKVAKSCGYNNVFNVETEKEIITAVEECYRLDGPHFILIKIDKEEIKGTKIIPYSPPEIKDRFMESLRGDGE from the coding sequence ATGAGAAGAGATGAAGCTATAAAAGCGGTATGTAAAGCAGTTGATATAAAAAGCGTATTGATATTTGCTAACGGGAAGATAAGTAGAGAAGGTTATCTAAAGTGTGATAGCAAAAGAAACTTCTATATGTTAGCTTCCATGGGCAAAGCTTCATCTATAGGTCTTGGAGTCGCATTAAGTAAACCCAATAGAACTGTTATTGTATTTGATGGTGATGGAAATATTCTAATGAACTTGGATAATCTGGCAATGATAGGATACTTCCAACCAAGAAATCTTATTCATATTGTCCTAGATAATGAAATTTATGCTACCACTGGTTGGCAAGAAACATTATCAGAGAAAATAGAACTAGATAAAGTTGCTAAGTCGTGTGGTTATAATAATGTGTTTAATGTTGAAACAGAGAAAGAGATCATAACCGCAGTAGAAGAATGTTATAGGTTAGATGGTCCTCATTTTATCCTCATTAAAATTGATAAAGAGGAAATAAAAGGTACAAAAATAATTCCTTACAGCCCTCCAGAAATAAAGGATCGATTTATGGAATCATTACGGGGTGATGGAGAATGA
- a CDS encoding sulfopyruvate decarboxylase subunit alpha, translated as MNEMLTSKEFLEELVRYGIDFFCGVPDSVIRKLIELIPETGIPYVNATCEDVAVGVCVGAYLAGKKPCLLMQNSGLGNASDAIVTLNTLYKIPLLFIISWRGFDGRDEVQHLDWGKITLPFLDTIGLPYMLISKDNYKENINKAMSMINNQNISVALVVRRGYLDEKR; from the coding sequence ATGAACGAAATGCTAACTTCGAAGGAATTCCTTGAGGAATTGGTGAGGTATGGAATAGATTTTTTCTGTGGTGTTCCTGATTCTGTAATACGCAAATTAATTGAACTCATACCCGAAACAGGTATCCCTTATGTAAATGCTACCTGTGAAGATGTTGCTGTTGGTGTGTGTGTGGGTGCTTATTTAGCTGGGAAAAAACCTTGTCTGCTAATGCAAAATTCTGGTCTTGGGAACGCTAGTGACGCTATTGTTACATTAAACACATTATATAAGATCCCCCTTTTATTTATAATTAGTTGGCGTGGTTTTGACGGACGTGATGAAGTGCAACATTTAGATTGGGGAAAAATTACACTTCCTTTCCTTGATACTATTGGGCTGCCATATATGTTAATATCCAAGGATAATTATAAAGAAAACATAAACAAAGCTATGAGCATGATAAATAATCAAAATATATCCGTTGCATTGGTTGTCCGTAGGGGGTATTTAGATGAGAAGAGATGA
- a CDS encoding N-acetylneuraminate synthase family protein has translation MTNTLRIKDRVIGGDNPCFMIAEIGLNHNGSIKIAKKLIDKACEAGADCVKFQKRNVNTLAIKEVLDAEDNRFPEFGKTYREIREYLEFSQEQYEEIKQYCDKKNIIFLCSAFDIESADFLEQLGVEAYKIASHCLTNLPLIEHIARKGKPMLVSTGMSTIDEIDETVMLIKKYNCPFMLFHCVSSYPQSAEESNLKMINVLSKRYNVPVGYSGHEIGIIISLAAIALGAKAIERHFTLDRNMIGFDHKLSLQPEELKELITKGREIERALGSGEKKITDKEWITRKKYHYSIVSKVNIPKGTIITKSMLTAKNPGTGLETRYLPKIVGKKAVVDIKEDEIIRFDMIEKNHKPKITQPNPISKAGKDNRDKGNR, from the coding sequence ATGACAAACACGCTTAGAATAAAAGATCGTGTCATCGGGGGGGATAATCCTTGCTTTATGATAGCTGAAATTGGACTGAACCATAATGGAAGCATAAAGATTGCCAAAAAACTTATTGATAAGGCATGTGAGGCTGGTGCAGATTGCGTTAAATTTCAGAAAAGAAATGTAAATACTTTAGCTATAAAAGAAGTCTTAGATGCTGAAGATAATAGATTTCCTGAATTTGGAAAAACATATAGAGAAATAAGAGAATATCTTGAATTCTCTCAAGAGCAATATGAAGAAATAAAGCAATATTGTGATAAAAAGAATATTATTTTTCTATGCTCTGCTTTTGATATTGAGTCCGCAGATTTTTTAGAGCAACTTGGCGTTGAAGCATATAAAATCGCTAGTCATTGTTTAACAAATTTACCTTTAATAGAACATATTGCAAGAAAGGGCAAGCCCATGCTTGTCTCAACAGGAATGTCTACTATCGATGAAATTGACGAAACTGTAATGCTGATAAAAAAGTATAATTGTCCTTTTATGTTATTTCATTGTGTGTCATCTTATCCACAATCTGCCGAAGAATCTAATCTAAAAATGATAAATGTGTTAAGCAAAAGATATAATGTACCTGTTGGTTATTCTGGACACGAAATCGGTATAATTATATCTCTTGCAGCGATCGCTCTTGGTGCTAAAGCCATTGAAAGACATTTCACGCTTGACAGAAACATGATTGGATTTGATCACAAATTATCTTTACAACCTGAAGAGCTTAAAGAACTAATAACAAAAGGGAGAGAGATTGAAAGAGCTTTAGGTTCTGGTGAAAAAAAAATCACAGATAAAGAATGGATTACCAGAAAAAAATATCACTATTCAATTGTTTCAAAGGTAAATATTCCCAAAGGAACGATAATTACAAAGAGTATGTTAACAGCAAAAAATCCAGGCACAGGTCTTGAAACTCGCTACTTACCTAAAATAGTAGGTAAAAAAGCTGTAGTTGACATAAAAGAAGATGAGATTATAAGATTTGATATGATAGAAAAAAATCATAAACCTAAGATAACA